One genomic window of Methanosarcina acetivorans C2A includes the following:
- a CDS encoding ABC transporter permease codes for MELSLPDNTFKHINDTGIKSLTRNPLRSFGIFLLTALVLVALLAPYLAPHDPKQTGIPYQLPSSEHILGTNDLGQDVFSELIYGTRVSLTIGFLAGIISIIIGVTVGVFAGYFRGWTEELLMGVTDVFLLIPGLPLMIILTAYLNASMWNIILVVGLLWWCSTARLVHSRVLQVREMQFIESTRALGYSDLYIISRHVLVNTKDIIYAKFSLAVASAMLSEASLSFLGLGDPLNISWGEMIHFAFSRGGFANDMWWWYLPPGLMICITVLAFIMLTMERRKTSKILELI; via the coding sequence TTGGAACTATCACTACCCGATAACACCTTCAAGCACATCAACGACACAGGCATAAAAAGCCTGACCCGTAATCCGTTGCGGTCCTTCGGCATTTTCCTGCTGACAGCCTTGGTGCTGGTAGCCCTCTTAGCACCTTACCTGGCACCGCACGACCCGAAACAGACAGGTATTCCCTATCAATTGCCATCGTCTGAGCACATACTCGGGACGAACGACCTGGGCCAGGATGTATTCTCAGAGCTGATCTACGGGACGAGGGTGTCCCTGACTATCGGCTTCCTGGCAGGAATTATTTCCATCATAATCGGCGTGACTGTAGGTGTTTTCGCTGGCTACTTCCGGGGTTGGACGGAGGAGCTGTTGATGGGCGTGACAGATGTGTTCCTGCTCATCCCGGGCCTGCCTCTCATGATTATTCTGACTGCCTACCTCAATGCAAGTATGTGGAACATCATCCTGGTGGTCGGACTCCTCTGGTGGTGTTCGACCGCTCGGCTGGTACATTCTCGAGTGCTGCAGGTGCGGGAAATGCAGTTCATCGAGTCCACCCGGGCGCTCGGCTACTCTGACCTTTATATCATAAGCAGGCACGTCCTGGTCAACACAAAGGATATCATCTATGCCAAATTTTCGCTGGCCGTTGCCTCAGCAATGCTGTCGGAGGCATCGCTCAGTTTCCTGGGCCTTGGCGATCCCCTGAACATCAGCTGGGGTGAGATGATCCATTTCGCATTCAGTCGGGGTGGCTTCGCCAACGACATGTGGTGGTGGTATCTGCCGCCAGGCCTAATGATATGCATCACTGTGCTGGCCTTCATTATGCTCACCATGGAGAGAAGGAAGACCAGTAAGATACTGGAGTTGATCTGA
- a CDS encoding ABC transporter permease, whose amino-acid sequence MAKIGEKKAFLLHKSLRYALVIFIILSVNFLLPRMMPGDPIQTMVHQNRYVDDSTIQALRDRYGLNDPLHVQYVKYFYMLAHLDLGFSLVTHKNVADMIGEKLFWTLLIIFPSIVIGNLLALAMGTFAGYWHGGKIDWMLTAVNLIIFATPTFLLGMLFLTFFGFQLRWFPLSNLSTGGISGMEYYLDTAWHMCLPIVVLTLYELSYTFFIVKNSIVQVRNEYFVFVAGSKGLTERSIMFRHVLRCILPQFISWIALNISYMVTGALLIEVVFSLPGMGSLIYEAVMKRDYPVLQGAFLVMTIFVITMNFLAEMLYGIVDPRVGDNKSATT is encoded by the coding sequence ATGGCAAAAATTGGAGAAAAAAAGGCTTTTCTGCTTCATAAGTCCCTACGTTATGCGCTAGTCATTTTCATCATCCTGTCCGTCAACTTTCTCCTGCCCCGAATGATGCCGGGAGACCCGATCCAGACGATGGTCCACCAGAACCGCTACGTAGACGATTCGACGATACAGGCACTGCGGGATCGCTACGGCCTGAACGATCCGCTGCACGTGCAATACGTGAAGTATTTCTACATGCTCGCACACCTCGATCTGGGCTTTTCGCTGGTGACCCATAAAAATGTGGCCGACATGATAGGCGAAAAGCTCTTCTGGACGCTGCTGATCATCTTCCCGTCGATCGTGATTGGCAACCTGCTGGCCCTCGCCATGGGCACCTTCGCAGGATACTGGCACGGCGGAAAAATCGACTGGATGCTGACTGCCGTAAACCTGATCATATTCGCGACCCCGACGTTCCTACTCGGGATGCTCTTCCTGACCTTTTTCGGGTTCCAGCTCCGCTGGTTCCCGCTCAGCAACCTTTCGACCGGTGGCATATCTGGTATGGAGTACTACCTCGACACGGCATGGCACATGTGCCTGCCTATCGTGGTCCTGACGTTGTACGAACTTTCCTATACGTTCTTTATCGTGAAAAACTCGATAGTCCAGGTCCGTAACGAATACTTCGTTTTCGTGGCCGGATCGAAGGGACTGACGGAGCGATCGATCATGTTCCGCCACGTGCTCCGGTGCATCCTTCCCCAATTCATCAGCTGGATCGCACTCAACATCTCATACATGGTGACGGGTGCATTGCTGATCGAGGTGGTATTTTCCCTGCCCGGCATGGGCAGCCTCATCTACGAGGCAGTCATGAAAAGGGATTATCCCGTCCTGCAGGGGGCGTTTTTGGTCATGACGATCTTCGTCATCACGATGAATTTCTTAGCCGAAATGCTTTACGGGATCGTAGACCCGCGGGTAGGTGACAATAAGAGTGCTACGACCTGA
- a CDS encoding ABC transporter ATP-binding protein — protein sequence MSLLKVRDLSVTFDTLQGPFKAIEGIDLDVEEFDTLAIVGESGCGKSVLGHATMRLLDDIAVVKGSVIYRGREVYAMSREELLELRGKAISLVPQSPSASFNPVIRIGTQITELIEKAGVAHGREAEQRALTYLERVGFPDPRAIFNSYPHRMSGGMCERALIAMSTSTEPDLIIADEPTKGLDALSRKNILYMLQKMTTGSTLIMITHDFKAAAMCKRIAVMYSGEIVEIGPTRVVLEQPTHHYTRGLIDAQPSRGMKPIPGRHTIGSHTSEGCRFRDRCDRVRSECGRHPLLRKIEDYRMVRCHYA from the coding sequence ATGAGCCTCCTCAAAGTAAGAGACCTGTCGGTGACGTTTGACACGCTGCAGGGGCCCTTCAAGGCTATCGAAGGCATCGATCTCGATGTGGAGGAGTTCGATACACTTGCCATCGTGGGCGAGTCTGGCTGCGGAAAATCCGTGCTGGGCCACGCTACAATGAGATTGCTGGACGACATCGCAGTTGTCAAGGGCAGCGTCATCTATCGCGGACGGGAGGTCTATGCCATGTCCCGCGAAGAACTGTTGGAGCTGAGAGGAAAGGCAATCTCGCTGGTGCCGCAAAGTCCTTCCGCATCGTTCAACCCGGTCATCAGGATCGGGACGCAGATTACCGAACTGATTGAAAAAGCTGGCGTTGCGCACGGCAGGGAGGCTGAGCAGAGAGCCCTGACGTATCTGGAGCGCGTCGGTTTCCCTGATCCCCGTGCCATCTTCAATTCGTACCCCCACCGCATGTCGGGTGGCATGTGCGAGCGTGCGCTCATAGCCATGTCAACTTCGACTGAGCCCGATCTGATCATCGCGGATGAGCCCACAAAAGGCCTGGACGCACTCTCCCGGAAGAACATACTGTATATGCTCCAGAAGATGACTACAGGGTCGACCCTTATAATGATCACGCACGACTTCAAAGCGGCGGCAATGTGTAAACGGATCGCAGTCATGTATTCCGGAGAGATTGTCGAGATCGGACCTACCCGGGTGGTGCTGGAGCAGCCCACACACCACTACACCAGGGGCCTCATCGACGCCCAGCCCTCCCGGGGCATGAAGCCCATTCCTGGCCGGCATACCATCGGCTCGCATACGTCCGAAGGGTGCCGGTTCAGGGATCGCTGTGATCGTGTCCGTAGCGAATGCGGTCGTCACCCGCTGCTCCGGAAGATAGAAGACTATCGCATGGTGAGGTGCCATTATGCTTGA
- a CDS encoding ABC transporter substrate-binding protein, with the protein MRQKTIFVVLCLLILSLIVAGCTGTKGTDSKPIETTTKLVIGTTLIPADINLGDTNFGVFTELLCRPSLITVNEKGEIMPFLADSWENINGTTWTFHLNKSAVWEDGVPITAEDVKFMMEYRVAKHPTFSASWSYVDSVDTPDDHTVVIKLNGPFKSFLEDMESPVIPKHVFQSIDDPLKYADKLASLSGGPFSFVNFDKQAGVLTYKVNDNYWGKKPNVDVIEIRTYKTKDVMMLALQNGEIDLPYIYGGNIDYYYLSNILSNKNLKVDIYSPPAVAKVIYFNNNRTPYSSADLRIALSYAIDYSEINRLINGGFGEVADAGFIPASAPNHIETRKMAFDKDKSIAMLDALGYKDTDGDGFREMPDGKKFQPKILMGPEDTSSDNYRIGQLLKKYFNNVGIDIKLVYLDNPTKWDLVETKEDFDLWLGEARTWMLTDYAGYWTGAFDARSWGWAAVTDPEYTTMVDELIKTNDQAGTAKILADMQHYYADKLPSLPLYTRNEIQPYSNEYEGWKYHYIWGIFNLETMYSINQTK; encoded by the coding sequence ATGAGACAAAAGACGATATTCGTAGTTTTATGCTTATTGATACTGAGCCTAATCGTTGCAGGTTGTACAGGTACGAAGGGCACCGATTCGAAGCCTATCGAGACGACGACGAAACTGGTAATCGGCACGACGCTGATCCCCGCAGACATCAACCTCGGGGATACCAACTTCGGCGTTTTCACCGAATTGTTATGCCGCCCGAGCCTGATCACCGTCAACGAGAAGGGTGAGATCATGCCGTTTCTCGCCGACTCGTGGGAAAATATAAACGGGACGACCTGGACGTTCCATCTCAACAAGAGTGCCGTCTGGGAAGACGGAGTACCGATCACCGCAGAGGATGTCAAGTTCATGATGGAATACCGGGTGGCGAAACACCCGACATTTAGCGCATCATGGTCTTACGTGGATTCAGTGGACACTCCCGACGACCACACAGTGGTGATCAAGCTCAATGGGCCATTCAAGAGCTTCCTGGAAGATATGGAATCGCCCGTCATCCCGAAGCACGTGTTCCAGAGCATCGATGATCCGCTGAAGTACGCCGACAAACTGGCATCATTGAGCGGCGGGCCGTTTTCGTTCGTAAACTTTGACAAGCAGGCAGGCGTCCTGACGTATAAGGTCAACGACAATTACTGGGGCAAAAAGCCCAACGTCGATGTTATAGAGATCAGGACCTACAAGACCAAGGACGTCATGATGTTGGCGCTACAGAACGGAGAAATCGACCTGCCGTACATCTATGGTGGCAACATCGACTACTATTACCTCTCCAATATTTTGTCCAATAAGAACCTGAAAGTGGACATATATAGCCCGCCGGCAGTCGCCAAGGTTATCTATTTCAATAACAACCGGACCCCATACAGCAGCGCAGATCTGAGGATCGCGTTGAGCTACGCCATCGACTATAGCGAGATCAACCGGCTCATCAATGGAGGTTTCGGCGAGGTGGCCGACGCCGGCTTCATCCCGGCCAGCGCACCCAACCACATCGAGACGCGGAAGATGGCGTTCGACAAGGACAAGTCGATTGCCATGCTGGACGCCCTTGGGTACAAGGACACCGACGGGGACGGATTCCGCGAAATGCCCGATGGCAAGAAGTTCCAGCCGAAAATATTGATGGGGCCGGAGGACACCTCGAGTGACAACTACCGGATCGGCCAGCTGCTGAAGAAGTACTTCAACAATGTCGGGATCGACATCAAACTAGTGTACCTCGACAACCCGACAAAGTGGGACCTGGTTGAAACCAAGGAGGACTTCGATCTCTGGCTGGGAGAAGCGAGGACCTGGATGCTGACCGACTACGCCGGCTACTGGACCGGAGCTTTCGACGCCCGGAGCTGGGGCTGGGCAGCGGTGACCGATCCAGAATACACGACCATGGTCGATGAGCTGATTAAAACGAACGACCAGGCAGGCACAGCGAAGATACTCGCGGACATGCAGCATTATTACGCCGACAAACTGCCGTCACTGCCGCTGTACACGAGAAATGAGATCCAGCCTTATTCGAACGAGTACGAGGGATGGAAATACCACTACATCTGGGGCATCTTCAACCTCGAGACGATGTACAGCATCAACCAGACGAAATGA
- a CDS encoding ABC transporter permease, translating into MSQAKGQARFFADKALRYGITIVIILTINFAIPRAMLGDPMINLLGDEAVRIDRQMLDELRAQYGLDRPIQEQYIEYMLGAGRLDFGYSIHKNLKVTDLISDRLFWTLVLVFPSVVIGGLLALVLGAIAGFRYGSKIDRLLTGTSIFMYTCPSFLFAMVVVTIFSFHLGWFPLGSISSGKTQGFAYLLDVGWHLFLPITILAVFEAAYIFLVIRNSITQIIDEYFIFVAKAKGLPARTIELRHVMRNVLPQFISIMALNFGFMVSGALIIEIVFSLNGMGTLIYDAVMSRDYPVLQGAFVFLTIFVLAANFLADVLYGLADPRISDASRGGSLV; encoded by the coding sequence ATGAGCCAAGCTAAGGGGCAGGCGCGCTTTTTTGCTGACAAGGCGCTACGGTATGGCATCACAATAGTGATCATTCTCACCATTAACTTTGCCATTCCCCGCGCCATGCTTGGCGACCCTATGATCAATCTGCTGGGCGACGAAGCGGTCCGCATCGACAGGCAAATGCTGGACGAGCTGCGGGCGCAGTACGGCCTCGATCGGCCTATCCAGGAGCAATACATTGAGTACATGCTGGGCGCAGGCCGCCTGGACTTCGGCTATTCCATCCACAAGAACCTGAAGGTAACCGACCTCATCTCCGACCGGCTCTTCTGGACTCTAGTACTCGTCTTCCCGTCGGTTGTCATCGGGGGACTGCTTGCCCTGGTTCTGGGAGCCATCGCCGGGTTCAGGTACGGGAGCAAAATCGATAGACTGCTCACCGGGACTTCGATATTCATGTACACCTGTCCCTCGTTCTTGTTCGCTATGGTCGTCGTGACAATCTTCAGCTTCCACCTGGGATGGTTCCCGCTGGGCAGTATATCCTCAGGCAAAACCCAGGGCTTTGCCTACCTGTTGGATGTCGGATGGCACCTGTTCCTCCCGATCACCATTCTGGCGGTCTTTGAGGCGGCATACATTTTCCTGGTCATCCGCAACTCGATCACCCAGATAATAGATGAGTACTTCATTTTCGTAGCGAAGGCTAAAGGCCTGCCGGCACGGACCATTGAGCTCCGCCACGTTATGCGGAACGTGCTTCCCCAGTTCATCAGTATCATGGCCCTGAATTTCGGGTTCATGGTGAGCGGAGCTCTGATAATAGAGATCGTATTTTCTTTAAACGGCATGGGCACGCTTATATATGACGCGGTTATGTCGCGAGACTACCCGGTCCTGCAAGGGGCATTCGTCTTCCTGACGATCTTTGTTCTGGCCGCCAATTTCCTGGCAGACGTGCTATACGGCCTCGCCGATCCGAGGATAAGCGATGCGAGCAGAGGCGGGAGCCTGGTCTGA